A segment of the Bacillus pseudomycoides genome:
TCGTCCTGTAGAATGCGTTACATCTACTACAACAGGTAAATGTGTCTCTTTCTTCAAAATCGGCACAGCGGAAATATCTAGTGTATTACGCGTTGCCTTCTCATACGTCCTGATGCCACGCTCACATAAAATAATATCCTCGTTACCTTGTGCGATAATATATTCTGCCGCATAGATAAACTCTTCAATCGTTGCTGACAAACCACGTTTTAGCAATACTGGTTTTTTCACCGATCCAGCCGCTTTCAAGAGTTCGAAGTTTTGCATATTACGAGCGCCAATTTGAATCACATCAACATAATCTAATGCCATTTCAATATCATTCGGATTTAAAATTTCGCTAATAATCGCTAAATCATACTCATCTGCCACTTGGCGTAATATCTTCAATCCTTCTAAGCCAAGACCTTGGAAATCATAAGGTGATGTACGAGGTTTAAACGCACCGCCTCGCATCAATTTTAAACCTTGTTCTTTCATTGCTTCTGCCACTTGGCGCACTTGCTCATAACTTTCTACCGCACACGGTCCCATAATAAAGTGAGC
Coding sequences within it:
- a CDS encoding bifunctional 3-deoxy-7-phosphoheptulonate synthase/chorismate mutase yields the protein MASQELNRLRSQIDQMNLKILELLNERGRLVQEVGKLKEVQGVKRFDPVRERSMLDLIAEKNDGPFETSTLQHIFKHIFQTSLELQEDDHRKALLVSRKKKPEDTIVDIKGEKIGDGNAHFIMGPCAVESYEQVRQVAEAMKEQGLKLMRGGAFKPRTSPYDFQGLGLEGLKILRQVADEYDLAIISEILNPNDIEMALDYVDVIQIGARNMQNFELLKAAGSVKKPVLLKRGLSATIEEFIYAAEYIIAQGNEDIILCERGIRTYEKATRNTLDISAVPILKKETHLPVVVDVTHSTGRRDLLLPTAKAAMAVGADAVMAEVHPDPAVALSDSAQQMDIPEFNEFMKELKAFRGR